tacttctatatGAAAATATAGTttgagagataatttatgcataaaagcatagatatttaattaaaattcaaaaataattctattaaaaattaataataaaaaatatggataatcaaaatattagttataattacaTTAGATATAtagttataatataataaaatattcaaaattttaagaaatattaaataagaaatttataaaaaaattaataattaaatacatattaattaaatatatttaaataaataaattttgagaatgataagtaataatttttgaaagaaataataaaaaaatagcgCAAATCAAAAAAGAATTGAGAGTGTTTAAGTGAAATGAAAATATTTGATGAGAGAAAAGTATTTGATGTGTATCACATGTCTTATATGACAAACTAtgtatagataaataaataaaaattatttaaataaaaaattaatttataattaaatattatttaattaaaaaaaatatagcaaaagtattcaaatttaatttttataatagtaaaatatttctTATTTACTTGGCCGTTTCAATTGAATAGCCATAAGttgacaataataataataataataataataataataataataataataataataataataataaattttagaaaaatgaaataaaaagaatattaaattattaacataaaaaataatacatactaatCATAAATaagtcatattttatttttataactttttatatagATTACATTTTTTATAtctcaaattttttaacaaaaatttcataataaaaaaataaaaaatataacaatgCAACAAAagtatttattaaagatataaaataatttaaaattgattaaattatatgataattgattatGAGATAATAAATTAATAGTCAATTTTCTTTGATCTAATGGCCATCAGTgacctttattattattattattattattattattattattattattattattattattattattgtggaTTACATGTGGTAAAtgatatttttacataaaaaaatttaaaaaataatataaataaattttaaatattacatttaatcataaaagatttttatttttaaaaatcaaaatttaaagaaaaagataatttaaatcataaatgttaaggtagtattgtaaataataacgataattaaaagataaataaaaaattaaataattattagcaTAAAGATATTATTTATGATTGATTATGAgatcataaattaattatcaatttttttaaactagttattattattattattattattattattattattattattattattattattactactaCGATAGAGGGTAACATgtagtaaataatatttttacataaatgaatttataaaaaaataatttaaataatttttaaatattgtatttaatCATAAAggtcttaattttaaaaaatcaaattttaaaaaataataatttaaatataaatgttgaggtaataataataattaaaagagaaataaaaaaattaaataataattattatttataaaataatataaataatttttaaatattatatttaactacaaaaagttttaatttttttaaaaaataaattttaaaagaaataattattaaaataataaaagttaagataatattgtaaataataataataattaaaagaaaaattagaaaattaaatagtaattagtATAAAAAAGACTATTTATAAAATGTGACACGTAGTAATCTTTTCAAGGAAAGTATTACGTGTCATTCATTTTCTTGAAAATACATTCTTTATATACATATAGGTATAGATTATATcggatataaaattaaaattaaatgttaaaattatgaaaaattaatattctataaatAGTATATgagatttaataaatattaataaattcaattcagttgtttttttttaaattgttaataataaaattgatatatatataaaaggaaaaaaattgttaataataaatttaatttaatattgctacttggttaaatgtaacaattttataatattatgtgATAGTATAAAAGACAACTTAACTGCTTTAAATATTATCATTtgacataaatataataattttaaaattttatatgacaatactaaaaaaaaatttgtctactttatataaataaatagatattcaaaaagtcaGTTTTCCTAGGATCTCATTGGGCTTATTGTTCTATGAGCATATTTATTTAGGAAGTCATTTATGATCTTTAAAGCCAACATGTCCATGTGTATTGAAGTACCTTTAATAGTGATATAAAGTAAGAAAGATGTAGCTTGATATCTGCTAGCATATTTTACCTATAAATAAAATAGCAGAAAACATATGTGCGTTTCATTGCAACAGCCTTGGGTGTATTTCTACAAACATCTTATAATCATTGTTGATAATATATTATCAGTGCTGTCTCAATCAATTAATAAGCTTTCCCAGTGTCAGTTGTGGAAGatcataaaatataaaaaatttatttgtcACTCATATTCCATCTTGAAATGGTGGTTGTGGGTGGCTAAATGGGTACGGTCGACTCATAGTTTTGGACAATTACCCACTGAAACGCATAGTCAGGACTTTTGGGTTGATGGGCCTTGTATATATAAACCCAAGAATAGGACCAATTCCATCCCAGAGTTTGAGCTTTGAACTCTTCGTCTCAGAGAGAGTCAATATTTTCAAATAAGAGAAATGCAGCCACCCAATCCAGACTTGTATTTCTTGGAATGAAAATTGAAATCTCAAGCTGCTATTTCATCCAGTCTTCCTCATTCATGTACTTGCATCACCAAACCATAGCAACTGGAAAATCCCACAGCTTGTGTTATGGGCACCCAATGCATATATGTATTCAATTTTCATTACAATTACGAAGCTAAGAATAGAAGGAATATgaagaattagaattaataaacttgtatattgattttaattacattttatcgCTCACATGATATACAAAAAGAATTTGTCAAGAAAAAAGAATGAACCAATGCGGATTATGGGCAAAAAATCAATTCTAATAATCAGAAAAGCTTGCTAGCAAATTCATCTATGGTGGTTCCTTCTATTCTAGAATAAGTGGATTTTTGGGCAAGATCTCTAAGCTCTGACATGCTTCTTCCCAACTGTAATGCCACCTTCAATTCAAACATTTCTCCATCTTCTCTTCTATCAATATCTGTTTCTTCTAGTGAAGACTCAATTGATTCCTCTACAAGTGAGAAGAATCCAGCGCAGTTTCTATACATTTCAACTACCATACCAATCTGGCCAGAATGCTCAAACGTATTAACTGTGGTAGCTAATGCACCTGCAGCCACCGCAACTATTGCTGCCCAAGAGCCGTTACCCACAAATGCAGACCCAGCAGCTGCAATACCTGTGAGCAATGGACCTGAGATGGCTAAAATCTTGTTTATCTTCAATGCCAAATTTCCTAGCCTCATATAATCTTCCGTATCTTTTCTTTTTATCACTTCAATAATCTCTCTCATCTCCACCTCTAGCTCCTCACTCCATCCATTCTTTCCAGGTCTTTTGCTTTTTCTTTGGAAGTCTTGAGATTTGGGCCACCAAAAAGTAGGCTCAAATTTTGCAGGGAACTTCTCTATCATTTTCCCCAGCAAAGGAAGTGGGTAAGCTTTGTCAAGAGCCAATACCTTGTCCATCGCATCTTTCACGTCCAATTCAGTAGGATCATAAAGAGCAAGTGTAGTTTGTATTTGGCTATAAAGCTGCCTAAATAATTTTGTAGCATTACGTTGCTCTTCCGCAAGCTGTGAGGGCTGGATCTTGTTCATTATAAATGACACCCCCATAGCTGCAGTAAACAAGAGTGTTGACGATAGCTTCAATGCCAAAAGAGGAGCTCCGGCCCCACCAGTTGCCGCAACACCAGCCATGGTTGTAGCTGTGAGAGTGATCATGTTAATGGAATTCAAAAGAAGTTTGTTCCAATTGTCACGTTGCTCGCCCACATTCTTGTGCATCTCCACTCTATCAGCAACAGCCTCTAAGATTGCATAAAGCTTGGCTGTTGCTTTAGATGTTGAAGAATTGGCAAAAGGTTCTTCATCTATTCTGGGAAGGGTCACAATTTTTTCTATTTGTTTCGTGTTTGTGAACCCATTTCTTAAAAGCAGATCCTCAACCAAGTTTGTAGATGGTGTTTTTGGAACTGGGAAACGGATTCTTAGAAGCTTAGGGACAGAAATTGCAGCATTTATTCTTTTTGATGAAGATGATGCccctgaggaggaggaggaggaggagaggaGATTTGAAGCTTGCAAAGAAGCCATATGATGAATATGGGGTTTAAATTCTTTAGTTATCTCTCTGGTTTCTTTCTTTGATGTTCTGGTAGGTGATGAATCTGATGATGGATGAAAATGGAGAGACGCCAGAGAAGCTATTTATATTATGGGATAGTAACCAACATAACTGAAGAGAAACGGTCACGGGCGTTGGATATATGGACTGCCCGATTGAGTTGACTGGACTCATTCTTCCTTCATAATTTTCAAGTTCAAAAACGTATATTCTCCCAGGAGAGCATGGGCTTGGGAGCCATGGATGACATAGTAAAACTTATTAATTATACGCAGCTACTTTATACCTATAACTATTAGGTTAAATTATTATAAGGTCCTTAAATTTTGCCAAAATTTATTAGTTTGTCCCTAAAATTCTTAGAGACAATTAAAACATCCATATTAATTCAAAATATGATACTTAGTCTTTTTGTTACCCTTTTGTGAGAGGCAGGACAAAAATGTCTAAAATGTCCCTGAATACTATCTAAAATTTCATTTATCAATTAAAATACCCAAATGACAATTTGAATTGtgacaccccaaaaattttaaatttattattattattattattttatgagtaatattgatattttaattttatttaaattttaagaaaattatttgagatttttcggattttaaaaatcgggttcgattttccgaaaatataaactttgatgatttttaaaaattaatttaaagaccacgtggcaaaaataaaaatatatttggagtttacaaatttttctgagttttctagaattttttcggaatttttgggcctcgttttcggttccaaggcagagtaaaagattcaaaattttgtatcctgaatcgaactggccgaatcgaaccagaccggatcggaccggtggaatcggaccggccccttcttcttcttctctttttctcccgcGTGCGTTTCCtccttcctctctttctctcctgttttctctctcctccctcctcccccctccccttgccgcgccaccacctcccctgccaccccagccggGCGCCATCCCACCGCCCCACCCGGCCACGCTCGAACGCCAGAAAAAGGCTCCTGAAGCGACGTGACGCGCAAGCGCGCTGCTTCGTCTTCCCGACCGAAATCCGGCCGattcggccaccaatcggaccgggtcttgtatcTAAACTCATCTATTCGTCGAGAacttttcatagacaccaagaataccgaaatccatcgagcggtttgtctaatttttgcctgggaagttttagcccattttgacttttgggctagatttctcacaaaccgtaaactccacgagaaaatcgagagtaccagagcgctccactcgtcgagagcttcgcggggatataaatttcaaaattttctgacactgtttttcggtgggtctcaaggaacttcgcagtatttttccgagcattaaatgaacttagaaaattccgtaaaaattttatactaacccccgtgttgtg
The sequence above is a segment of the Hevea brasiliensis isolate MT/VB/25A 57/8 chromosome 11, ASM3005281v1, whole genome shotgun sequence genome. Coding sequences within it:
- the LOC131170481 gene encoding probable F-box protein At4g22030, whose protein sequence is MASLQASNLLSSSSSSSGASSSSKRINAAISVPKLLRIRFPVPKTPSTNLVEDLLLRNGFTNTKQIEKIVTLPRIDEEPFANSSTSKATAKLYAILEAVADRVEMHKNVGEQRDNWNKLLLNSINMITLTATTMAGVAATGGAGAPLLALKLSSTLLFTAAMGVSFIMNKIQPSQLAEEQRNATKLFRQLYSQIQTTLALYDPTELDVKDAMDKVLALDKAYPLPLLGKMIEKFPAKFEPTFWWPKSQDFQRKSKRPGKNGWSEELEVEMREIIEVIKRKDTEDYMRLGNLALKINKILAISGPLLTGIAAAGSAFVGNGSWAAIVAVAAGALATTVNTFEHSGQIGMVVEMYRNCAGFFSLVEESIESSLEETDIDRREDGEMFELKVALQLGRSMSELRDLAQKSTYSRIEGTTIDEFASKLF